In Streptomyces sp. NBC_00306, a single genomic region encodes these proteins:
- a CDS encoding DEAD/DEAH box helicase, with the protein MRGPLSGTTLERWQWSRTIRPTHGRPSTPVRYDPLRSPRAASHRRGSTLTTTFRDLGILPETAEALEAVGILSPFPIQEMTLPVALSGTDVIGQAKTGTGKTLGFGLPLLERVTVPADVEAGRAKPEQLTDAPQALVVVPTRELCTQVTNDLLTAGKVRNVRVLAIYGGRAYEPQVEALRKGVDVIVGTPGRLLDLAGQKKLDLSHVRALVLDEADEMLDLGFLPDVEKIIQQLPAKRQTMLFSATMPGAVIGLARRYMSQPTHISATSPDDAGATVANTTQRIYRAHSMDKPELVSRILQADGRGLAMIFCRTKRTAADIAEQLARRGFASGAVHGDLGQGAREQALRAFRNGKVDVLVCTDVAARGIDVEGVTHVINYQSPEDEKTYLHRIGRTGRAGAKGTAVTLVDWDDIPRWQLINKALDLGFPDPPETYSTSPHLFEELGIPAGTKGVLPRAERTRAGLAAEEVEDLGETGGRSRRSAATATVTEERPPRTRTPRQRRRTRAGEPATADEALSASAPAAAPSEQSTEARTPRRRRRTRVGAPAESVEQVLTPVTTVPEAQPEAEAETKPRRRRSRAVKAVDTVEAVETTEAEVKPRRTRAAKATAVEDVATAAAPEAEAKPRRRTRAAKAVDTAAAVETAEAEVKPRRTRAAKATAVAAEAPVEEAAAPRRRTRTRKAAQPES; encoded by the coding sequence ATGAGGGGCCCCCTCAGCGGTACGACGCTCGAGCGATGGCAGTGGTCCCGCACCATCCGGCCAACCCACGGCCGGCCCAGTACCCCGGTGCGGTACGACCCCCTTCGTTCGCCTCGCGCCGCGTCTCACAGAAGAGGCAGCACCCTGACTACGACTTTCCGGGATCTTGGGATCCTTCCCGAGACCGCCGAGGCCCTCGAAGCCGTCGGCATCCTGTCCCCGTTCCCCATCCAGGAGATGACGCTCCCCGTCGCGCTCTCCGGCACCGACGTCATCGGCCAGGCCAAGACCGGCACCGGCAAGACGCTCGGTTTCGGCCTGCCGCTGCTGGAGCGCGTCACCGTCCCCGCGGACGTCGAGGCCGGCCGGGCGAAGCCCGAGCAGCTCACCGACGCCCCCCAGGCGCTCGTGGTGGTTCCCACCCGCGAGCTGTGCACGCAGGTCACGAACGACCTGCTGACCGCCGGCAAGGTGCGTAACGTCCGCGTTCTCGCCATCTACGGCGGCCGTGCCTACGAGCCGCAGGTCGAGGCCCTCAGGAAGGGCGTCGACGTGATCGTCGGCACCCCCGGACGGCTGCTCGACCTGGCCGGCCAGAAGAAGCTCGATCTCTCCCACGTACGGGCGCTCGTGCTCGACGAGGCCGACGAGATGCTCGACCTGGGCTTCCTGCCCGACGTCGAGAAGATCATCCAGCAGCTGCCGGCGAAGCGCCAGACGATGCTGTTCTCGGCGACCATGCCGGGTGCGGTCATCGGTCTCGCCCGTCGCTACATGTCGCAGCCCACCCACATCAGCGCCACATCGCCGGACGACGCGGGCGCGACCGTGGCGAACACCACGCAGCGGATCTACCGCGCGCACTCCATGGACAAGCCGGAGCTCGTCTCCCGGATCCTCCAGGCCGACGGCCGGGGTCTGGCGATGATCTTCTGCCGCACCAAGCGCACGGCCGCGGACATCGCCGAGCAGCTGGCCCGTCGTGGCTTCGCCTCCGGCGCGGTCCACGGCGACCTGGGTCAGGGCGCGCGTGAGCAGGCGCTCCGGGCGTTCCGCAACGGCAAGGTGGACGTCCTCGTCTGCACCGACGTCGCCGCTCGCGGTATCGACGTCGAGGGCGTGACGCATGTCATCAACTACCAGTCGCCCGAGGACGAGAAGACCTACCTCCACCGCATCGGCCGCACCGGCCGCGCGGGCGCGAAGGGTACGGCCGTCACGCTCGTGGACTGGGACGACATCCCCCGCTGGCAGCTGATCAACAAGGCGCTGGACCTGGGGTTCCCGGACCCGCCGGAGACGTACTCCACGTCCCCGCACCTGTTCGAGGAGCTGGGTATTCCGGCGGGCACGAAGGGCGTCCTCCCCCGCGCCGAGCGCACCCGCGCCGGTCTCGCGGCGGAAGAGGTCGAGGACCTGGGCGAGACCGGCGGGCGTTCCCGCAGGTCCGCCGCGACAGCCACGGTCACCGAGGAGCGCCCGCCGCGCACCCGGACCCCGCGCCAGCGCCGTCGTACGAGGGCCGGCGAGCCCGCGACGGCGGACGAGGCCCTCTCCGCGTCGGCTCCGGCGGCGGCTCCCTCGGAGCAGTCCACGGAGGCCCGCACCCCGAGGCGTCGTCGTCGTACCCGTGTGGGCGCGCCGGCGGAGTCCGTCGAGCAGGTCCTCACGCCGGTCACCACGGTCCCCGAGGCCCAGCCGGAGGCCGAGGCGGAGACCAAGCCGCGTCGCCGCCGCTCCCGCGCCGTGAAGGCGGTGGACACGGTCGAGGCCGTGGAGACGACCGAGGCCGAGGTCAAGCCCCGCCGCACCCGTGCCGCGAAGGCCACCGCCGTCGAGGACGTCGCGACCGCCGCGGCGCCTGAGGCCGAGGCCAAGCCGCGGCGTCGCACCCGCGCGGCGAAGGCCGTGGACACGGCGGCAGCCGTGGAGACGGCCGAGGCCGAGGTCAAGCCCCGCCGCACCCGTGCGGCGAAGGCGACCGCCGTCGCGGCCGAGGCTCCGGTCGAGGAGGCTGCGGCCCCGCGCCGTCGCACCCGCACCCGGAAGGCCGCTCAGCCCGAGAGCTGA
- a CDS encoding ferritin-like fold-containing protein, which translates to METPDNATEHTGIAAQDWATASADPQYRAAVVDLLGALAYGELAAFERLAEDAKLAPTLGDKAELAKMASAEFHHFEQLRDRLTAVEAEPTAAMEPFAQALDDFHRQTAPSDWLEGLVKAYVGDSIASDFYREVAAHLDSDTRALVLAVLDDTGHGNFAVEKVRAAIEADPRVGGRLALWARRLMGEALSQAQRVVADRDALSTMLVGGVADGFDLAAVGEMFSRITKAHTKRMAALGLAA; encoded by the coding sequence ATGGAGACGCCTGACAACGCCACTGAACACACCGGAATCGCCGCCCAGGACTGGGCCACGGCGTCCGCCGACCCGCAGTACCGCGCCGCCGTGGTGGATCTGCTCGGAGCGCTCGCGTACGGCGAGCTCGCGGCCTTCGAGCGGCTTGCCGAGGACGCGAAGCTCGCGCCCACGCTCGGCGACAAGGCGGAGCTGGCGAAGATGGCGTCCGCGGAGTTCCACCACTTCGAGCAGCTGCGTGACCGGCTGACGGCCGTCGAGGCCGAGCCGACCGCGGCCATGGAGCCCTTCGCCCAGGCCCTGGACGACTTCCACCGCCAGACGGCACCGTCCGACTGGCTGGAAGGCTTGGTCAAGGCGTACGTCGGCGACTCGATCGCCTCCGACTTCTACCGGGAGGTCGCGGCCCACCTGGACTCCGACACCCGCGCGCTCGTGCTCGCCGTCCTCGACGACACGGGCCACGGCAACTTCGCCGTCGAGAAGGTGCGTGCCGCCATCGAGGCCGATCCGCGCGTCGGCGGCCGGCTCGCGCTGTGGGCGCGGCGTCTGATGGGGGAGGCGCTCTCGCAGGCGCAGCGAGTGGTGGCGGACCGCGACGCGCTCTCCACGATGCTCGTCGGCGGTGTCGCGGACGGCTTCGACCTGGCGGCGGTGGGCGAGATGTTCTCCCGGATCACCAAGGCGCACACCAAGCGGATGGCGGCGCTGGGCCTCGCGGCCTGA